One window of Brachybacterium ginsengisoli genomic DNA carries:
- a CDS encoding MarR family winged helix-turn-helix transcriptional regulator: protein MQTPDAPRPDSTPAPGSDLGRRLGYVLKQAQSALRSRMDGALRPLGLTVPQYACLELLEPGPLSSAELARGVFVTAQSMNAVVKSLQERGLVARDDVAASGRRRPAELTAAGRALLAEADGSVRRIEAQMVEAIAGTDVDRLVDELAAIATHLPSAADD from the coding sequence ATGCAGACGCCGGACGCTCCCCGCCCCGACAGCACCCCTGCCCCGGGATCCGACCTCGGGCGCCGCCTCGGGTACGTGCTCAAGCAGGCGCAGTCGGCGCTCCGCTCCCGCATGGACGGCGCGCTGCGGCCGCTGGGACTCACCGTTCCGCAGTACGCCTGCCTCGAGCTCCTCGAGCCCGGACCGCTCTCCAGCGCCGAGCTCGCGCGCGGCGTGTTCGTCACCGCGCAGTCGATGAACGCCGTGGTGAAGTCGCTGCAGGAGCGGGGGCTCGTGGCGCGCGACGATGTCGCCGCGAGCGGACGTCGGCGCCCTGCCGAGCTCACCGCCGCGGGGCGCGCGCTGCTCGCCGAGGCGGACGGGTCGGTGCGCAGGATCGAGGCGCAGATGGTCGAGGCGATCGCCGGAACGGACGTCGATCGCCTGGTCGACGAGCTCGCGGCGATCGCCACGCATCTCCCGTCGGCCGCCGACGACTGA
- a CDS encoding VOC family protein, with protein sequence MTTTGPDFLALQVRDLEAAAGFFEQHLGLARVPAGPPGAIVFDTAPIPFAVREPLPGVDLASVSPRPGAGVAMWFGVDDADDLHSRLVAAGVEVLGPPSDSPFGRTVAFVGPEGYALTAHTVAA encoded by the coding sequence ATGACCACCACCGGACCCGACTTCCTCGCCCTGCAGGTGCGCGATCTCGAGGCGGCCGCCGGCTTCTTCGAGCAGCACCTGGGGTTGGCACGCGTCCCCGCCGGCCCGCCCGGGGCGATCGTGTTCGACACCGCCCCGATCCCCTTCGCCGTGCGGGAGCCCCTGCCCGGCGTCGACCTCGCGTCCGTCTCGCCGCGACCGGGAGCGGGCGTCGCGATGTGGTTCGGCGTCGACGACGCCGACGACCTGCACTCGCGCCTCGTCGCCGCCGGCGTCGAGGTGCTCGGCCCGCCGTCGGACTCGCCGTTCGGCCGCACCGTGGCCTTCGTCGGCCCCGAGGGCTACGCGCTCACCGCTCACACCGTCGCGGCCTGA